The sequence ATCGGCGTTGGATACATCGCTGGCTTTTTTGGTATCGGTGGCGGCACAGTCGTCGTTCCTATAATGGTCGCCTTTGGATATGACATAAAAACCGCTATTGGCATAAGCGTCATGCAAATGATCTTTAGCGCGACTTTTGGCTCATATCTAAACTACAAAGCTGGCCTTTTAAAACTAAATCGTGGCGTAGTTTTAGGGCTTGGAGGCTTAGTTGGAGCTAGTTTTAGTGGCATTATTGTTTCATATGCGCCAGCGATTTTACTTGAGTCACTCTTGCTTGCAACATTTATCTTATCCCTTTTAAAGTTATATTTTATGCCAAATAGCGACGGCTCAAACGCAAATAACTCACTTTTTTTACTATTTTTAGTTGGTCTTTTTGTAGGTGCTTTTGCCATTAGTATTGGCATCGGCGGAGGCGTCTTTGTAGCGCCTATTTTGGTAGGCTTTTTACACTATGAGCTAAAAAAAGCCGTTTCAATGGGAGTATTTTTTGTAATGTTTGCAGCTTTCTCTGGCTTTATCTCACTTTCATTAAGCGGCCATATCTCTTATTTAGAAGGTGCCTTTCTAGGCCTTGGCTCGCTAATAGGCGCATACTTTGGCACCAAAAAGACACAAGCTATGGATAAAAAAGCACTTAAAAAGTGGTTTTTACTCTTTTACATAGCGATGATAATTCTGATCTTAAAAGATATGATATTTGACTAAATCAAAAATTTAAGACTAGGCTAGCTAGTTTTAAATTTCTTCAAAAAGTAGGCTTCACTTAATTTAAAAGCAAGCTTATCTAGCTCGTCTTTACTAAAATTTACGCTCTTTGCGATATCTTCTAAACTAGCTTTGCCATCAAATTTTAAAGCGGCCTTGATCTCTTCATGGCTTAAGCTTAGCTTGCCATTTAGCTCATTTGCCAAAGAGATAACTGGTGAGCTAGCCTCCAGAAAATACTCCAGATACGTAGCAACTCTAGGCTTTAGTTTGGTTTTATCAGGCTCATAGGTAAGTGCTGCAAGTTTTGAAGAAGAAATTTTAGTGTTTTGATCGTTTAAAATTTCAAGCAGTCCCACAAAAGCTTCGTTTGCATTCTCGCCAAGTGCCGTTTTTACTTCGCTTAAATTTAAGCTTTGTGGATAGCTTTTGCTTAAAATTTCTTGCGTTTTTGTCCTTGGCCGCTCGCTAAAATATGCAAAATAAATCTTATCAAGCTCGCTCTCTCCAAGTACCGCATCAAAGTCCTCAGCACCGCCAAGCCTCTCCTTGTGAGCGATGAGGCTTTTTCTAAATGACCTATTAAATAAAAAGTCGTTTAGTTGCTCTTTTTTGATGCGAGAGTTGTAATTTTGCTCGATGTGCGCGTCAAAGCGGTAAATCCCAGTTGAGCTTGCAAAGATGTCATTTAGCGAAGCATCTATAACGTAGCAAAGTCCGTGTTTGTCGATATGCTTAGCAAATTTATGAAAGTAGATTGGCTCGTTGCTAGCCTCTAAAAAATCATGCAATATATAATAATCATTACCCTTTGCGATGATGCCTTGTAAGAAATTTAGCTGCGTTAGAAGAAGCTTCATGCTATCTTTGTATACGACATCGCTTTGGTTTTGCAGGCTAAATTTCAAATAATCCTGCAAGAAATTTAACTCGCTTTTTACGTGAGCAAGTGCTTCTTTGCTGTCGTTACCTGAGCTTACAAAAAGCATAAAATCTCTTAAAATATCAAGGCTCTTCCAGCCAGGATAGGTATTATACGAAACATAAGCGATGCCATCCTCGCTTAGTAGTGCCTTAATCGTGGCAAGCAGCGCATCTCTTACATTTGGGCTCACCCAGCTATAAACGCCATGAGCGATAATATAGTCAAATTTCCCAAGCTCTTTTATATCGCTTTCGTTCATGTGCAAAAAATTTCGCTCAAGCAGAGTAAAATTTTCTAAACCTATCTGCTTTGCCACCTTGTTACCTTCAGCCACCTGATGACTTGAGATATCGATACCAACGACTTTTGCGCTTTTATGTGAAATGGCAAATGGCAAGATATTACCGCCATATGACGAGCCAAGCTCAAGCACTCTAGCCTCTTTTAAGCTAGCTGCTTTAAGCCCCAGAAATTTAGCAACCGCTTCTATCCTAACTGGCGAGCAGTCGCTAAATGCAGCCGAGAAATAAGGAATTTCATCGTAAGCTTTCTTTGTTTTATTCATCAGCTATATTTTCTTGCAAATTCTCTCATAAACTCGCCAAGTTTTTCAACATCGCTTTGGCTAACGGCGTTGTAGATAGATGCTCTTATGCCGCCAATATGTCTGTGACCTTTTAGCCCTAGCATGCCCTCTTTTAGTGCTTCTTCTACAAAAACTGGTTCAAGCGCATGATCTTTTGGTATTGTAAAGCTCACGTTCATATCTGATCTGCTTGATTTTTTGGCATGGCCCACGTAAAAGCCGTTTGAGCTATCTATGATGTCATAAAGTGTGCTTGCTTTTTTGGCATTTATCTTCTCAACCTCGGCAAGTCCGCCAAGATCTAGTAGGTGCTGCATGGTTAAATTTAAAAGATAAATTCCAAAAGTTGGTGGTGTGTTGTAAAGCGAGTTTGCCTCTACGTGCGTTTTGTAGCGCAAAAACATAGGGATGTTTTGGCTGCTCACGCGATCAACCAAGTCTTTTCTTATAATGACGATAGTTACGCCACTTGGACCTGCATTTTTCTGAGCGCCACCGTAAAGCAAGCCGATACTGCTAAAATCAAGCGGTCTAGCGAAAAAATCGCTCGAAGCATCGACAACAAGTGGAGATTTTGTCTTTGGCATAGCCTTATACTGTGTGCCATAAATCGTATTATTTGAGCAGATGTAGGCGTAGTCGGCGTCATCGCTAAATTTAAACTCAGGGATGTAAGAGAAATTTTCATCTTCGCTGCTTGCTACGACATTCACATTTACGCCAAGCACTTTTGCCTCTTTGATGGCTTTATTTGTCCAAACACCAGTGTTTGCGTACTCAGCCCTGCCACCTTGATATAAATTCATCGGTATCATGCTAAATTGCAAGTGTGCGCCGCCTTGCAAAAAT comes from Campylobacter concisus and encodes:
- the serC gene encoding phosphoserine transaminase; translated protein: MSRKINFSAGPSAIPLSVLEHAKAEFTDYRGEGYSIMEISHRSKTFEEIHFGAMEKIRKLYGIGDEYEILFLQGGAHLQFSMIPMNLYQGGRAEYANTGVWTNKAIKEAKVLGVNVNVVASSEDENFSYIPEFKFSDDADYAYICSNNTIYGTQYKAMPKTKSPLVVDASSDFFARPLDFSSIGLLYGGAQKNAGPSGVTIVIIRKDLVDRVSSQNIPMFLRYKTHVEANSLYNTPPTFGIYLLNLTMQHLLDLGGLAEVEKINAKKASTLYDIIDSSNGFYVGHAKKSSRSDMNVSFTIPKDHALEPVFVEEALKEGMLGLKGHRHIGGIRASIYNAVSQSDVEKLGEFMREFARKYS
- a CDS encoding sulfite exporter TauE/SafE family protein, with product MLFVELFIIGIGVGYIAGFFGIGGGTVVVPIMVAFGYDIKTAIGISVMQMIFSATFGSYLNYKAGLLKLNRGVVLGLGGLVGASFSGIIVSYAPAILLESLLLATFILSLLKLYFMPNSDGSNANNSLFLLFLVGLFVGAFAISIGIGGGVFVAPILVGFLHYELKKAVSMGVFFVMFAAFSGFISLSLSGHISYLEGAFLGLGSLIGAYFGTKKTQAMDKKALKKWFLLFYIAMIILILKDMIFD
- a CDS encoding class I SAM-dependent methyltransferase — protein: MNKTKKAYDEIPYFSAAFSDCSPVRIEAVAKFLGLKAASLKEARVLELGSSYGGNILPFAISHKSAKVVGIDISSHQVAEGNKVAKQIGLENFTLLERNFLHMNESDIKELGKFDYIIAHGVYSWVSPNVRDALLATIKALLSEDGIAYVSYNTYPGWKSLDILRDFMLFVSSGNDSKEALAHVKSELNFLQDYLKFSLQNQSDVVYKDSMKLLLTQLNFLQGIIAKGNDYYILHDFLEASNEPIYFHKFAKHIDKHGLCYVIDASLNDIFASSTGIYRFDAHIEQNYNSRIKKEQLNDFLFNRSFRKSLIAHKERLGGAEDFDAVLGESELDKIYFAYFSERPRTKTQEILSKSYPQSLNLSEVKTALGENANEAFVGLLEILNDQNTKISSSKLAALTYEPDKTKLKPRVATYLEYFLEASSPVISLANELNGKLSLSHEEIKAALKFDGKASLEDIAKSVNFSKDELDKLAFKLSEAYFLKKFKTS